A DNA window from Ornithodoros turicata isolate Travis chromosome 10, ASM3712646v1, whole genome shotgun sequence contains the following coding sequences:
- the LOC135370549 gene encoding zinc finger protein Pegasus-like: MATFGLRVETDFTHNMLQIFTGPFLDKRRARVQQPALSFHWPYQALPKLECRYCPYVTGRKHLLIRHERTHTGEKPFKCSFCTYAAAQPMTLTAHERRHTGEKPYKCTLCSFAAATRAGIRYHRVTRHNKEKGDRQTGGSRPT, translated from the exons ATGGCTACATTTGGTCTAAGAGTGGAGACAGATTTCACACACAACATGCTGCAGATCTTCACGG GACCATTTTTGGACAAGCGTCGTGCAAGGGTGCAGCAGCCGGCGCTCTCCTTTCACTGGCCTTATCAAGCTCTGCCAAAGCTGGAGTGTCGGTATTGCCCATACGTCACTGGACGGAAGCACTTGCTGATAAGGCACGAAAGGacccacacgggagagaagccctTCAAGTGCAGTTTCTGCACTTACGCCGCTGCTCAGCCGATGACGCTGACGGCGCACGAGAGGAGGCACACCggcgagaagccctacaagtgtACCCTCTGCAGCTTTGCGGCCGCCACACGTGCGGGCATCAGGTACCACAGGGTAACGCGTCACAACAAAGAGAAGGGAGACAGGCAAACTGGTGGCAGCCGCCCTACGTAA